CGGCGGCGGGCCTCGGCCTGGTCTACGCGGCGGAGGTCGAGGCCGCGCCCTTCCTGCGCGCCGGCACGCTCCAGCCCGTGCTGGAGGACTGGGCCCCGACCGTTCCAGGGGGCTTCATCTACTACCCTCACCGCGCTCGCGCCTCGCCGCCGCTGCGCGCCTTCATCGACGTGGCGAGGAAGGTCCTCTCCGCGAGCTGAGCACGCCGCTATCGCACCGCCGCGGACGACTCCGCGCAAGAGGCGGGCCGCTTCCTTCCGGGCGGGAGCGCCTCGCAGAGCACCGAACCCGTGGCGTCGGGCATCGTGACCCCCAACCACGTGGCGAGCGTGGGCGCGAGGTCGAGCGGGGTGACCGCCCGCCCCTGCCGGACCGCGGGCACCCCCTGCCCGAAGAGCACGAGCGGCACATGGGTGTCGTACTCGTACGGAGTCCCATGCGTGCTCGCATGGTCGTCATCGGGCGCCAGCAGCACATGGGGCTGGGGGATGAGGACGAAGTCGCCGGAGCGCGCGGGCACGTACTCACCTCGCACCGCCCGGCCGAAGCCCTGGCTTCCTCCGTCCTCCAGGGCGCAAGGAGGTCGTCAATCGCATCCATGCCTTGCGCCGGGCGAACGCGCCGGAGCACCCCACCGCGCTCCGACTCATCGAGCCGTTGCGCGTCGCGAGTGAACAAGGGGCGAACAAGCCCCCAGGGAAAGGGAGGCGCCGCGCCAGGAACCCGAGCCGCTGACTCCGCGAAACGCGGCACCGTGGCCACGAGGACGGGCCCGTGGCCTCCGTCCACACGAGCGGAGCCCCGCTACGCGGCCCCGAGGAACTCGCGCGACATGCGCGCGAACGCCTCGCGGTGCTTCAGGAAGATGGGAACGTGTCCCGCGTCGGGGACCACCCACAGGCGCGCATCCGGCAGGGCGCGGTACAGCTCGAGCGTCAGCTCCACGGGATAGAGCGGGTCCCTGTCTCCCTGCACGAGCAACGTCGGAGCCTTCACCTGCGCGAGCCAGGGCGGCGTGAAGCCCATGTCATCGAAGCGACCCGCGAAGCCGCGCCCATGCCGCCACAACTCGCGAATCTGGTCGTCCCCTCGAACATGCTTCGCGCGCAGCTCCGCCCACTCGGCTTCGGTGCGGGACTCCTCGGTCAGCGCCGCCATGATGCGGCGGGCCGACTCCGGGTAGTACGGAGTGCTGGAGACCAGGACCATGCGCTCCACGCGCTCCGGCGCGCGCGTCCCCACGTGCAGGAGCGTGTTCGCGCCCAGGCTCATCCCCATGGCGCGGAACCGGTCGATGCCCAGCGCGTCCACCAGCGCGAGCACGTCCGTCGCGCACTGCCCCGTGGAGAAGGTCCCCGAGGGGTTGTCGCTGCGACCATGCCCCCGCAGGTCGGGGAGGATGAGCTGGTACTCGCGCGCGAGCGCCTCCAGGTCGAAGACATGCGCCCAATCCGCGCCCACGCCGGTGAAGCCGTGCAGCAACACGAGCGGCGGCCCCTCGCCCACCACCTCGCAGTGCATCCGCAGGTTCTCGATGGAAACGACGTGCGTCCGTCGCGTCGTGCTCATGACGTGGCTCCTCGGGAATACCGGAGACACGCCTCCGGTCGAACCGTTGGAGTACGGAATGCCGCCGCGACTTGATAGCTTCGTTCTTCCTTGCCAGACTGCTTCACGGCATCACGGCGAGAGCAACTTCCCCGCGCTTCCAACCTCAGTCGAGCGCCCCGTCGATGACCTTCTTCGCGACACCGAATGGGAAGCCCGCGCGGGCCAGCGCCGCGAGGTCTCGCTGACGGTTCTCCACTCGGGTCGCGGGGTCTCGACGGAAGGGCCCCAGCCGCTTCTTGCGCGCCCAGATGCGCGCGGCGGCCTCGTCGGAGACCTCGGCGGTGGCCAGGGCGAGCTTGCGCTGGACCAGGTCCACGTCGACGCCCTTGAGCCGGAGCTTCTGCGCAATCACCCGCGAGCTGCGCCCCGAGGCGCGCAGCGACTGGGCCTTCATGCCCGCGTAGGCGTCATCGTTGATGAGCCCGTTGCGCATGAGCTTCTGCACGAGCACGTCGATCCACCCGAGCGCCTCCGCGCGGTCCCCGCCATGCTCCTTCACCGAACGGTCCACCCGGCGCACCAGCACGCGACGGAGCTGGCTCACCGTGGAGGCATAGCGCTTCAGGTAGTGGAGCGCCGCGTTCTCCAGATAGCGGGGTGACACCTTCCGTGGACGCTTCTGCTTCCTCGGGGGCCTGCTGTCCTGTCCGGTCCTGTCCTCGTCCACGCGACGCCCTATCTACCAGGGCGCCCTGACACGGTTGGGGACAAGACGCGCGAGCAGGGCAGCAGGCAGGCAGGAACCCGCGAGGACCTGGTCCGGAGTCAGCCGTTCTCCAGGCCCCGCGCTCGACGGCCGTGCGGCCACGACGGAGGAGCCCCCCCCGAGCAGGGCGGTGGAAACCCCACCGGGAAGGACGCGCGGGTCATCCCGCTTCGTACCTCGACGTTCTCCCAGTGCGACCTCCAGCCACGTGGGAGGGGCACACCGAGGGCGTATCGCGGCTTCGTCGCTGACGCCCCGAATATGGGTGGCGCTCAGGCGTCGTCGTCCGGCAAGAGGGTCCGAAGCAGCTCGTCGTCAGGTCCGAGCGGGCGCCAGCCGGCAGGGGGCGGGCTCGCGCGAAGTGCCGCCCTGGCTTGCTTCACGCGCTCCTCATGCGTCTCTGGGGTGTAGCTACTCCACCTGGCGAGCGCTTGGGCAACATCGAATCGATTCGTGTCGTCCAGTACGGCAGGCCACCCATTCGGGAGGCTCGCGTGCAGTTCGCGCACAAACTGGCCACGTACCAAGCGAGTGACCCGATGACTTCGCTCCGCCTCGGCTACGAGTCCACTGAATACCTGCACCCCAGCAATATCGTCGGGGCCAAGCTCCTCGGCTAGCGCAACCAACGATGCAGTGGGACGGGCCTCGGCAAAGGCCGTGAGTGAGTCGTAGCCGCGCTCACGGACGCGCTCATACAGGCGGACCTTCCAATTCCCCTGCCACGACCGACCATCAGTCATCGGCTCGCCCCCTTGGTGAACTTCATCGGGATGTCGTACTCCTTCAGATACCCTGCGACGAGCCTCAAAATCTCGTTCCGCGTCAGCCGCTGGCCGTTTTCCCCCTCGGCTGCTCGCAGCACTTTCATGATCATCTGGTTCCACTCTCCTGGCCATGTACGCCCGAGGCGCCAGTTACCCCCTCCATGAATCGCCTCGTGGTGCGCCCGCTCCAGCCGGACACAGAACTGGTCGATGTCCAGGTCGCCCTTGAAGCCGCGCTGCTCGAACCACTCGCGGTGCTCCTTCGGCAGGACATGGTGCTTGGGGGCCTCTGACATGCCCGCTCCCGCCTTGCCCGTCACGCGCATGCCTCGCACCTCGGGACTGTCCCCCAGGGCTTCACGGACGCCCTCGGGCAGGTCCTGGTGCGCTTGCGCCATCATCACCTGCCCACCGTGGATGCGGACCGCCGCGCTCACTACGGGGACGGAGAGGACGCCCGCCTGCACCAGTCGCCGCATCATCTCCACCCACTCCGCGGAGACGACGAGCTGAGAGCCCACCATGACGCCGCCTGAGCGCATGACGAGCCCCATGCCGAGCGTCGCGGGCGCGGCAGGGGGCAGCCTGGGCGGCCCGAGCTTCAGCGTGGAAATCATGGCGAGCATCTCCAGCACCTGCACCGCCACCATGATTTTGCCCCCCTGCGCCATGGCGGCTCGGGCATCCGCGTGCATCCTGTTGAACTCGTGCGTCAGCTTCCCCATCAGCTCGGGCATCGCAACGGCCGCCGCCTCGACTCGCTCGGGGTCGCGCGAAGCGAGGTCCGCGAGCGAGGGCTCCATCAAGTCCTGGACGCCGGCAAGGTCCATGAACAGCTTCTCGTCGCCGCACATCGGGCACTCGCGCAGCAGGACGTCGGAGAGCTGGAGGAAGTCCACCCAGGTGGCGAACAGCAGGGCGCCGAACATCGCGGACTGGAGCCGTGGGCCCGCCATGCGCAGGAGGGCCAGCTCCATCTCCGAGTCCTCCACCTCCGACACGCCCCCCGCCAGCATCGTCGCGCTTCCGAGGGCGCCGCGAATCCACGCCACTTCATTGGTGCCGTGGTCGAGATAGCGCGTGAACGCTCCCGCACTGAGAGCCCTGCCACTGAACACGGGAGCGCGCTTCGCGAGTTTGGAGAGCGTGGCTTCGGACTCCTTCAGCGAGTCCCTCACCTCGTCGAGGGAGTCGAGGAAGGCTTGCCGCGCCTCTTGGGTGCCTGGCCCGCGGCCCCCGGTGGCTGCCGCGCCAGGTCCCGCGAGCGTCACGGCTTCGCGTGGAGTCCCCTGTCGCCACCGCCGCTGTTCCGCGTCGGAGCCCGCGAACGAGGACGGCAGGTCGACCGGAACGCGTGAGGGCTGGTCGCTCGGCGCGTCGTCCCACACGGAAGCAGGGGCCAGGAGGAGCCCATCTCGCAACGTTCCACCCTCGCCAGGGGACCGCGTCACCGAGGCGCATCCCGAGGACAGCACGGCCACCACCAAGAGCAGTGCGTCAGCGCGCATGGTCTACCCCAGGCCCACCGAGGCGAACGCCCCTGGGCGCGGCCTCCCTTCCTCCAGGGAGAGCTCGTAGGAGGTGTCGCCATTCGTGAAAAGGACGACGCTCCCGGCAGGCCGAAAGCCAGACGGATGGGACATGGGCACGTAGCTCCAAGCGCCCGCGCGAGAGGGATTCGCGCAAAGGCAGACTCAAGGTACTTCCACCGCCACCAGACTTGAACGACGTGCCAGGTCAAAAGAGCCCGAATGACACCTCATCTCTGGGGAACAGGATGAGGCGCATTCCGCGAAGCCGGGTTGCTATCAGCCAGGTCCATCGACGGCGTGCGCACCGTCGGAGCGCCCTCCCGGGCACTGGCGCGCCCCGTGACGCCCTCACGCCCTCCCGCCGTCCGCCAGCCGCGCGGCCCGGGTCAGCAGGTGGTTGCGCTCGGGGATGCTCGCGGTCCGGCCCGCCGCTCGGCGGTAGTACGTCACGGCGTCCTCGTGCCTCCCCGCCTGCTCCAGCAGGTGCGCGCGAACCACGTCGAGGCGATGGTGCTCCGACAGGCGAGGGTCCGCCTCGAGCGGCCCGAGCAGCGCCAGCCCCGCCTCCGCGCCCTCCACCATCGCCACGGCCACCGCGCGGTTGAGCGCCACCATGGGGTTGTCCGACAAGCGCATCAACACGTCATAGAGCCCGAGAATCTGCGGCCAGTCCGTGTCCTCGGCGCGCTTCGCCTCGTCATGCACGGCGGCGATGGCCGCCTGCACCTGGTACTCGCCCACCGAGCCCCGCGACAGCGCCTCCGTCACCAGCGCCACACCCTCCGCGATGGCCTCCGCGTCCCACAGACTCCGGTCCTGTTCGGGGAGCGGAATCGCCTCGCCCGAGGGCCCCGTCCGCGCGGCGCGGCGCGCGTCGGTCAACAACATCAACGCGAGCAGCCCCGTCACCTCTCCGTCCTCCGGAAGCCGCGCGTGGAGCAGCCGCGTCAGCCGCAGCGCCTCTCCCGACAAGTCACAGCGGTGCAGCGCCTCCCCCGAGCTCGCCGTGTAGCCCTCGCTGAAGACGAGGTAGAGCACGTGCAGCACCGCGCCGAGCCGCCGCGCGCGCTCCTCCACGGACGGGAGCTCGAACGCGACCCCGGAGGCCTTGATGCCCTGCTTGGCCCGGCTGATGCGCTGGGCCATCGTCGCCTCCGGGACGAGGAACGCCCTGGCGATCTCCGCCGTCGTCAGCCCGCCCACCGCCCGCAGGGTCAGCGCGACGGCGGACGCCGTGGACAACGCCGGGTGACAGCACATGAAGAGCAGGACGAGCGCATCGTCCCGCCCCGTCATCTCGTCGTCGTCCGGGCTCGACACGAGCTGCAACTCCGGCGGCACCAGGCTGACCACCAGCTCCTCCCGACGGCGACGGGCCGACTCCGCCCGCGCCTGGTCGGTGATGCGCCGAGCCGCCACCTGGAGGAGCCAGCCATGCGGGTTGTCGGGCAACCCCTCGCGCGGCCATTGCTCGGCCGCGGCCATCAACGCCTCCTGGACCGCGTCCTCCGACGCGGCGAAGTCATGGAAGCGGCGGATGACCGAGCCGAGCACCCGCGGCGCCAGTTCGCGCAGCAGGTGCTCGATTCGCGAGCCCGGAGACGACGACCTCACGGCATCAGGTCGGGCGGAGGCGCGCTCATCACCTGGCGCACCTCGATGGGCATGTTGAGCGGCACCCCGTCCCTGCCCGGCGCGGCCGACGCCTCGGCGGCGATTTCATACGCGCGCTCGGGGCTCTCCACGTCCACCATCCAGTAGCCGACGAGGAACTCCTTCGTCTCCGCGAACACCCCATCGGTGATGGGCCTCCCATCCGCCCCCGCGCGCACCCGCCGCGCCTGGTCCGGCCCCGCCAGCCCCTCGGCCGCCACCAGCTCCCCGGAGGCCCCCAGCTTCTTGGCGAAGTTCATCATGAAGGCGATGTGCGCCTGGATGTCCTTCCGCGGCCACGACGCCAGCTCGTACGACCCCTTCCCAGCGTGGTTCATCATCAGGAGATACTTCACGGTCGGCATCCTCTCGACTCCGGCCACCCGTCCATTCGGGGGCGCGGTCATGAGCAGGTCGGAGCCGAGCGCGACTTCTCGACATCCGCGCCGAAGATATTCGCGGTCCCCCTGAGCGAGAAGGACCGTGTGCGAGGCCTGCCCCACAAGCACCTACCCAGGCCCTCCATTCCCCGCGAGGCCACGACGCGGCGCATCCCCTCCACCCAGCAACGGGTTTGGCGACGCGAGACGTCACCCGCCTACGCTGAGCGTCCCGGAGCCCCCATGACGACCGCGCCGTTCCTGGTAACCGAGCCCCCCGCGCCCCCCGAAGCGCCCGCCACGCCCACGGCCGCCCCGCCCGAGCACTCACGGTGGCACCTGGGGACACGCATCGCGTTCCGCTTCGTCTGCGTGTTCATCGGCCTCGACAGCGCGGGGTTTCCCCTCTCGCTGATTCCCGGCCTGAACATGTACATCCACCGGGCCATCTCGTCCTTCTGGGAGGCCCTGGTGCCCTGGGCGGGACGCCTGGTGGGCTTCGAGGTCCCTCCGCCCCCGACCTTCTCCGGCAGTGGCGATACCCAGTTCGAGTACGCCCGCCTCGCCCTGCTCGTGACACTCTGCGTGGTGGCGACGGTCCTCTGGTCCATCCTCGACAAGCGGCGGACCCAGTACGTGAAGGCCCACCACGTCCTGCGCTTCGTCGTCCGCTACGTCCTCGCCAGCACCATGCTGAGCTACGGCTTCGCCAAGGTCTTCCACTCGCAGTTCCCCTTCCCCTCCGAGGACCGGCTGGTGCAGCCGCTCGGGGAGTTCTCGCCGATGGGGCTGCTGTGGACCTTCATGGGCTACTCCGCCGGCTACAACGTGCTCACCGGAGGCGCGGAGGTCCTGGGGGGACTGCTGCTGCTCTTCCGCCGGACCACGACGCTGGGCGCGCTGGTCGTCATCGGCGTGATGGTGAACGTGGTGGCGCTCAACTTCTTCTACGACGTGCCCGTCAAGCTCTACTCCACCCAGCTGCTCCTGTTGGCGGTGTTCCTGACGGCGCCCGACCTGCGACGGCTCGCGGATGTGCTGGTCTTCAACCGCGCGACCCAGGCCGTGGCGCTCGAGCCTCCCTTCCAGCTGTCCCCGCGCCTGCGCCTGGGCCTCCGCGTGACGAAGCTCCTGCTCGTCGGCAGCATCGTGTGGCCCAACGCGACGAGGGGCTGGAGCGAGCTCCGACAGGCCCGGGAGGACGCCCCCCCTCCCGCGCTCCAAGGGGTCTACGACGTGGAGCGCTTCCTGCGCCAGGGCCAGGAGCTCCCCGCCACCCGGGACGAGCCTCACCGATGGCGCCGCTTCTCCCTCAACCGCCACGGCGTCGGGGTGGTCCGGGGAATGGACGTGGCGTCGAGGAAGACCTTCTTCTCCTCGGAGGAGTCACTGGAGAAGAAGACGCTCACCCTCGTCGAGGGCTGGGGCGAGGACGCGAAGAAGGTCCCCTTCACCTTCGAGCAGCCGGACCCCACGCGCCTGGTGCTCCGCGGCGACTACGAGGGCGCCCCCATCGAGGTGCACCTGCGCAAGCACGAGGTCTCCGACTCGCTGCTCCTGAAGCGGGGCTTCAACTGGGTGCAGGAGTATCCCTTCAACCGGTGAGCCTCAGTCGCCGCGGGCGGCGGCGTCCGCGCCCTCGGCGCCGGGCGGCAGCGCGGGGACCTCGCGCCCCTCCCCGAAGCCGAGCGCCCAGAAGCGGGGGCGCACCGGCTCGCGCGCCAGCAGGCGCAGCAGCAGGAACTTCGCCTCGTCCTGCCCGTCGAAGGCCATGGGGAAGGTGTTGTAGTGCATCGCGACCGACGTCGAGGAGCGCAGCACCCGGTGCGCGTCGAGGGCCTCGCGAGGCCCCATGTGGACGGTGTGGAGGACGCGGGGACGGTACGCGCCGATGGGCAGCACCGACAGGCGCATGGGGCCGAAGCGCTCGGCCACCATCGCGAAGTGCGGACCGAAGCCCGTGTCTCCCGCGAAGAGCACCGGCCCTCCGCGCGTCGAGACGACGTAGCCGGCCCACAGCGTCTCCTCCACGTCCGTCAGCCCCCGGTTGGAGCGGTGCTGCGCGGGCACGGCCGTCACCCGCACCTCCGGCGTCACCTCCGTGGCCTGCCACCAGTCCAGCTCCACCACGTCGCGGAAGCCCTCCGCGTCCAGCAGGGCCTTGTTGCCCAGGCCCACGACGAAGCGCGGATGGTGCGCCGCCTCCAGCCGCCGCAACGTGGGCAGGTCCATGTGGTCATAGTGGTTGTGGCTCACCACCACGACGTCGATGGGCGGCAGGTCCTCGAAGCGGATGCCGGGCGGATGCACGCGCCTGGGGCCGATGAACGGCACCGGGCTGGCCCGGTCCGAATAGATGGGGTCCGTCAACACGTTGACGCCGTCCGCCTGGATGAGGACGGTGGCGTGGTTGATGACCGTCACCCGCAGCTTCCCGGGCGCCACGCGCTCCGGCGGCGGACGCCCCGGGGGCAGGTCCTCGTAGTCGCGCCACTCGCCGCGCCTCTCCTTCAGCGCCGCCGAGAGCAGCTGCCCCACCCCGAGCCGGGGCGCGTCCCCCAGGTTCTGGAACTTCTCGCCGTCGAAGTGCGCCGTCACCGGGCCACGGTGGCTCGGCCCGGCGAACAGGCAACCTCCGAGCAGCGGCACGCACAGCAGGAGGAGGGGCGACAGAGGCCGCGTCGTGGCGGGGAGAGGGCGGTGAGGCATGGCGGAAGACGCTCCGTCGGCGTGGAGGCGGGCCCACGGGCCCGGGCCCGGGTCGGGTCCGGATGTTAATGAGCGGCCCCGAATGCCGCAGCGCCATCACGAGGAGACGGCGACGGAGGTCTTCTCCGGGACGGCGGCGGGGGCCTCCCGGCGCTCGCGCAGCCACGCCACGGTGTCACGCAGCGTCTCCTCCAAGGGGCGGAAGGTGACGCCCAGCTCCCGGCGGGCCTTGCCCGAGTCCACGCACAGCTTCGCGTGCATGACGCGCACCCCCTCCACCGTCAGGGAGGTGGGGCCCCCCGTCAGCCGGGCCCAGGTCTGCGACAGGGCCCCCAGCGTCACCGCCACCGCGTGCGGCAGGATGCGGCGAGGGGCCCGCACGCCCGTCAGCGTCTCCAACACCCGCGCCACGTCCTTCAGGTGGGCGAACTCGCCGCCGACCAGGTAGCGCTCCCCGGAGCGGCCCTTCTGCGCCGCCACCACCGTCGCGGCGGCCACGTCGCGCGCGTCCACCAGCGACGAGCCCCCGTCCAGCATCGCGGGCAGCTTGCCGCCCAGGAAGTCGAGCACGAACTGGCCGGCGCCGGTGGGACCTGTGTCCCAGGGGCCGAACATCCACCCCGGCAGGATGAACACCACCGACATGCCCGTGCGGGCGCTGAAGGCGTTCAGCTCCCGCTCCGACTCCACCTTGCTCTTGAAGTACAGGTTGTCGGTGACCAGCGGCGCGGGAGGCGTGGACTCGTCGCCCGGCGAGCCGTCCGGCTTCAGCCCCACCGTGCCGCTGGAGCTGATGTCCACGAAGCGCTTCACGCCCCGGCGGTGCGCCTCCTCGGCCAGCGCCACCGTGCCCTTCACGTTGATGGCATGCAGCTTCGGCCAGTGGTCGCCAGCGGCGTAGTATTCCCGGAAGTAGGCCGCCGTGTGGATGACCACGTCACACCCGTCCAGCGCCGCGGCGAACCCCTGGACGTCCTCCATGTCTCCCTCCACCACCTCCACCCCCGTCAACCCGCCCAGCACCTGGCGCGCCTTGGCCTGTGAGCGCGCCAGCGCCCGCACCGTGTGCCCCCCAGCCACCAACGCCCGCACCACGTTGTTGCCCAACAGCCCCGTGCTGCCCGTCACGAACGCGCGCATCTGGCGCCTCCCAGGAAATGTGAACAGTATTCAGATAAGAGCTGGTCTGAACAGTGTCAAGATGAACACCGGAAATGAAGGGGTGGGGTCGTGACGACACGGGGTGGCGGGAAGGCGGCGGCGCCGCGCAAGCGCCGCACGTATCACCATGGGGATTTGCGGCAGGCGCTGGTGGACGCGACGCTGGCGCTCATCGCGAAGGAGGACGTGGGGGCGGTGTCGCTGCGCGAGGTGGCGCGACGGGCGGGGGTGACGGCGGCGGCGCCGTATCACCACTTCCGGGACAAGAACGCGCTGCTGGCGGCGGTGGCGGAGGAGGGCTACCGGGCGCTCAACCAGCGGATGGACGAGGCGATGGCGCGGACGCGGGCGCCGGAGCTCGCCGGGCGGGTGAAGGCGATGGCGCGCTGCTACGTGTCCTTCGCGGTGGAGCACCCGGCGCACTACCGCGTCATGTTCCGCGAGGAGTGGGGCGACGAGGAGAAGTACGCGGCGGTGCACGCCGAGGGGATGCGCGCCTTCCAGCGGCTCCTGGACCTGACGGCGGAGGCGAGCGCCGCGTCCGGAGGGAGGCTCGACCCGGAGACGCTGGCGTTCAACGTCTGGGCGTGGGTGCACGGGCTCGCGTCGCTGTGGAACGAGGGGCCGCTGCGCAAGAAGAGCGGCGGCGACTCCATCGCCCCGTTGCTGGAGCGCTCGCTGGACCTGGTCGTCGCGCTGGTCGCCCGGAAGTGAGGCGCCGTCACGCCACCACGGTGCGCAGCAGGCGCTCGAACAGCCAGGGGCTTTTCTCCAGCGCCTTCACCACGGGGCGACGCAGGCGGGGCCTGCGCGCCAGGGTGAGCAGCGCGCGCGTCGTCCAGGAGTACTTGCGGAACACGCGCTGGAAGGCGCGCTCGTAGGGACGCAGCGTCTCCACGCCCGCGCCCCTCGCCAGGGCGTCCGGCAGCAACGTGCCCAGCGACTCCGCGCAGGCGAAGGCCAGGGACAGCCCCTCGCCCGTCAGCGCGTCCACGTACCCCGCCGCGTCGCCCACCAGCGCGAAGCGGTCCGCCACCCGCGCGCGCGCCACCCGCGCCAGGGGGCCCGCGCCGCGCACCTGGGAGTCCGGCGTCATGCCGCGCAGGCGCGCCTCCAGGCGGGGGAAGCGCGACAGCAGCGTGTCGAAGCCCACGCGCCCCGCCACCCCGCCGTCCTCCCACAGGAAGGCCAGCCCCACGCGCCGCGCGCCCGCGGGCGTCACGTACGCCTCCACCCCGCTGGCGAAGTGGACCTCCACGAAGGGCGACCACGGCGCCATCCGGAAGTGCTGCCGCAGCCCGAAGCGCCGAGGCCCGTCCGCGTCCACCTCCAGCCCCTCGGCGCGCCGCAACGGCGAACCCAGCCCGTCCGCCGCCACCAGCATCCGCGCCTCCACGGGCGCGTCCGCGGTCTCCAGCGCCATCCCCTCCACCGTCCGGCGGTGTGACAGCACCTGCGTGCGCTCGCGCAGCTCCACCCCCACCGCCCGCGCCCGCGCCGCCAGCGCCGAGGCCAGCGCCACGCGCCGCACGCCCAGCCCTCCCGGCTCCGGCAGGCGCCCCTCCACCGTGCCGCCGTCCTCCTGCACGTAGCGGATGCCCACGAAGGGCGCGCTCTCGTCGCGGTCCAGGTGCGTGAGCACGCCCAGCCGCTCGAGCACCGCCAGCCCCGGGGGCATCAGCCCCTCGCCGCACGCCTTGTCGGCGGGCAGCGCCGAGCGCTCCAGCACCACCGTGTTCAAGCCGCGCGTGGC
The genomic region above belongs to Myxococcus stipitatus and contains:
- a CDS encoding NAD(P)/FAD-dependent oxidoreductase encodes the protein MKRYDVAVVGAGPAGLAVAIQAATRGLNTVVLERSALPADKACGEGLMPPGLAVLERLGVLTHLDRDESAPFVGIRYVQEDGGTVEGRLPEPGGLGVRRVALASALAARARAVGVELRERTQVLSHRRTVEGMALETADAPVEARMLVAADGLGSPLRRAEGLEVDADGPRRFGLRQHFRMAPWSPFVEVHFASGVEAYVTPAGARRVGLAFLWEDGGVAGRVGFDTLLSRFPRLEARLRGMTPDSQVRGAGPLARVARARVADRFALVGDAAGYVDALTGEGLSLAFACAESLGTLLPDALARGAGVETLRPYERAFQRVFRKYSWTTRALLTLARRPRLRRPVVKALEKSPWLFERLLRTVVA